Sequence from the Terriglobia bacterium genome:
ACGTCCAATTTGCCGGCCGCCGACACAATTAACAGCGATTCGGCGGCCTACGGCGCCACGAATCACAATTCGCTGGCCATCGAAGACCGGCCCACGGAATCCTCGGGAGATTTGAGCGCCGAAATTATCCGCATCAGCCCGGATTATTTTCGGGTGATACAAACACCGCTGGTGGAAGGCCGCTTTTTCAGCGAAGCCGACGAGAACGGCAAATTGCCCGTGGTAATCATCGATGAGGCGACGGCAAGACGCTACTGGTGGCCGGATCATGATCCGGTGGGCCGGCGCCTGCGTATCCGGTTGCGTTTCGGGCAGAATCCTGTGAATCCGTGGAGCACCGTGGTGGGCGTGGTGAAAGATGTCAAGCACGACGGGCTTGATGTCGATGGCGTGCCGCACCTCTATGTTCCGCTGAATCAATTTGTCGGGCGGACGTTGAGCTTGGCGCTGCGAACTTCGTTGCCAACGAGCACGCTGGAGGCGCAAATTCGCGGCGCGATTCAGAGCGTAGATCCGGGGCTGCCGGTGTTCAACGTCACCTCGATGGATGAAGTACTGGATGCATCGCTGGCATCGCGCAGATTTTCGGCGAATTTGGTGGCGGGATTTGCGGGGGGGGCGCTCTTGCTGGCCTCGATCGGAATTTACGGCTTGCTGGCCTATATGGTTGGCCAAAGATCACGCGAGATTGGTCTCCGATTGGCGTTGGGTGCCCAGCGAGCGGATATCTTGCGACTTGTCATGGGAAAAGGTGTAGTCCTGGCTGGCCTCGGAATTGTGGCCGGCATGATATTTTCCGCTTCTACCGCCTCGATGATGGCAAGTTTGCTCTACGGCGTTCGCCCGCATGATCCGGCTGTGTTTCTGATCGTGCCTCTGCTTTTACTTGCAGTGGCCGTGCTGGCTAGCTACCTCCCAGCCCGGCGCGCGACGAAAGTGGACCCGATGAATGCCTTACATGAAAGCTAAAACTGCGAGGCTGGAAACGTAACCGACTGCCAAGGAGAAGAAAGTGTCCGTTTACGAAAGGCTAGAGGCTCTCAACATCGGAAGATGCGGCGTCGATGCTAGTCAACCGCGAAACTTTAGCATAGGCGTTTGCTACTTGAAAAGCGTATGTGGCCGCAGAATTGGTCGTCTACTCGATACTCTACGAATGCTGGAGTTGCCGCAAAGCGGTCTGGATATAACGCTCACCATTAGGATGGGTGATACGCGCCGGGCGCCAAATTCCAATCGGAGCGGATGACGGGCAATCCAGAAGCAACCCGAGTCATGGGCCCAAATCTTTTGTGCCAGCTTAGGGGGTCACCCCAACCAACTGGGAACAAATCGAGAACAAATTGGGAACAAACTATCGAGGAACACCCGTGAAATAAGTCGATCAACATATACGTAAGTCGTTGAGAAGCAAAGACGGGCTAGTATTTCATCCGGCTCATAACCCGAAGGTCGCCAGTTTAAATCTGGCCCCCGCAACCAAATTCAAGAGCTCAGTCTCCCCCATCCGGAGCTGGGCTTTTTTGTTGGAGTAACGTAAATCGGGGTGCCGCAGGCATCTCGGGCTTTGCGATGCCTGCGAACTATAACCCACCCTGGTAAGGCCGGCTCATGATCCCGCGAGGTCCCGCCTCAGACACCGTGCCTTCCATCTGCCACAACGAATCCGAAGCGATCGCTTTGGACGCTCTTAACGTCGTCTCGGCGTGCATACATGCGCCACTCCGCCCAAAAATGGATTATGGAGATGCGACCCCAGTTTATAGCTCCAGGAAATTTGGGGTCACGTCATTCCAATCTCCAAATGAGACCTGGCGTTCTGGAAGATCTCGGCCAATTGCTGGTCTGCCTCATTTTATCTTCGAACCGACGGATGGTGCCAGAGAAGGTGACCTACTCCAAATATATCGCATCGCTGAAATGGAGATTGGAAAGACCCGAATGGCGCTTGTATCGCTGTTCATCATGTGTTCTCTATGTTTTCCCCCGCCTCAGGTTGAGCACGATGCCCTCAATCAACTGCCGGGCAGTCACCACCCTAGTCGCCTTCCATTCCTTGGGAAAATGTCGGGTGTTGCCTGTAACCAGGAAGTTGGCTGAACCAGCCTCAGCACACTCAAGGAACCGATTGTCTGGATCATCTTTCGAGGCGGAAACTATTCTTGTCGGCGTAACCAATCGGGCAATATGGCGGATTTGGGTGAGGGCATGATCTATGTGTTTGGGATCAAAACCCAGCTTGCGACGGTGCAGAACCTGGGCGTACTCGTCCAAAATCGGCTCAGAAAGGATCAGCGACAGCCGCCTATTTAGCGCCAAATCCAACACCGCCGCCTCCAGACCGCCCTCGTTGAGGAAGGCCGAGACCACAATGTTGGTGTCCAGCACGACCGCGATCATTTGGCGGCGGCTTTACTGGTCTGCTTTGCCTGCGCACGCCCTTGCTTCCGGACGGCTTTGATCTCCCGGCTGATCTCCCGAGCAGTCAGCTGATTGAGACCTTGGCGCTTGGCCTCAGCCCGGATGGCCTTCAGCCACTGAGGGGCTGGGGCCAGAGCCTTAATGTAATCCCGGATGCCCATGATGATCACCTTGGGTTCCCCCCGACGGCCAACGACAAAGCGTTCGTCTTTTTGGCTGGCCCGCTTGATGATCTGCCCGAGTTGGGTCCGGGCGGTGAGTGCTGAAATGATATTTGTCATCGCTGCAGTGCTTTTAATGGTAAATCCTCCATTGAACTAATTAATTAGTTCATTTATATTCTATAGTTACGCGCAAGAAATGTCAAAAAATTCGTGGGGTCCGACCTTTCCAATTTCCATTTGCGAATGGAGACTGGAGAGGTCTGACCCAAAATTCTGTCTTCAAAAAACAGGGGGTGTTGCAGCAGAATCAATTGATTGCACCTGACCCGAGTCTTTGCTTTTTCATGTCGCCAAGTGCGACGGGACGTCGCACCGTCCGAGACTTGCGACCTTACTCGTATCTCAGCGCCTGCATCGGATCGATCTTCGTTGCGCGACGTGCGGGAAGATAAAGTGCGAGCAGCGCTACACCGGCGAGAGATGTCCCAACGACCAGGAGGGTCACGGGGTCACTCGGCTGCACTCCGTAAAGGAGTTTCGAGACGAAGCGACTCAGAAGGCTCGCGACCAACCATCCGAGCGTCGCGCCTATGCGCGTGAGCGCCGCGCCCTGTCGCACAACCAGTCCCACGACATTGGCACGTCGGGCTCCGAGAGCCATCCGGATCCCAATCTCGTGTGTTCTCCGTTCCACCGCGAAGGCAAGCACACTGTACAAACCGATTGCCACGAGCACCACGGCGATGATCCCCGCCCCAACCAGCAGGAGGGCGGAAAGCCGTTCCTGACCGAGCCCCTCATCTCGGAAGGATTTCAGCGTCCATGCGTCGGTGACGGGCAGGTCCATGTCAAGCGCTTGGATTTCTCGGCGGATTGGGGCCGCCAGCGTCAAGGGATTTCCGACCGTACGTGCCTCCAGGCTTACGTCGCTGCGGTACATTTGTGATAAGGGGACGTAGAAGCAAGGATTCAGGGGAGCCCGGTAATTCCGAAATTTACCATCCCGGACCACTCCGATGATTTCCGCCATCTGGTTGTCGCGCGTTAGCCGGAACTTCTGTCCCACAGGATCCATTCCGGGCCAGAATTGCCGTGCCATCTCTTCATTTATGACTGACACGGCGGGCGCACCTGCTCGGTCGTCGTGGCTGAAAACCCTCCCGCGCAGCAGGGGAATTCCAATGGTCTTGAAGTATTCTTCGGAGACTATGTTGAAGTCCGTCTGTCGGGGTTCATCGCCAGGGTGAATGGCCACATCGGTACCTCCCCGCCGGCCGCCCATCGGAACCATCCACACAAAAGCCGTGCTGTTTACTCCCGGGAGTGTGCGGACGGAATTCAGGAGGTTCGAATAGAACCGCATTCCGCGCGCCTGGTCATACTTCTGGGTGGGGAGGTTCAATTTCAGTAGAAAAACCTTCCCCGGGTCCAGCGTGACGTCCGCCGATTGAGCGTTGAGCAATGTGCGTACAAACAGACCCGCTCCAATCAAGAGGACGACGGATAAAGCCACCTGGGCCACTATAAAAATCTGTTGCATTCCGAGCCGAAATCCTCCCGACAGAGAACTCGATTCGCCCTTGAGAGTGGAGACGAGATTCGTCCGAAAGCTTTGTCGAACCGGGATGACACCAAACAAGACGCCTGTCAAACAGGCGAGCACCAGGGAGATGGAAAGAACACGAACATTCAAGCTCGTTTGAAGCAACAGGGGCATGTTGAACGGTCGATGAAAGCTCGAGAGAAAGTGTGTGGCGAGGAGGGCCATCACCAACCCTGCAGCAGCGGCCGGTAATGTTATCATCAAGCTCTCGGTGAGAAGTTGCTGAAACAGACGCCCTTTACTCGCACCCAGCGCCAGGCGGACCCCGAATTCGCTTTGCCTTTTGACCCCTCGGGCCAGCATAAGGCTCGCTACATTTGAACAGGCAATGAGGAGCACCAAGACAGCGATCGCCATGAGCATCATGAGGAACGCAAGAGCCTCCTCTCGGGAATCGGTTCTGAGACGCCCCTCGTTCGCGGACACGAGCATTGCCGCCCGGTCGTTTGGACCATTCGGCCAATTCTTCCAGACATTCACCCACTCTGTTTGTTTAAGCTGTGAGGTGAGATTCACAAACTCAGACTCGGCTTCGGCGAAATTCACCCCGGGCTTCAATCGCCCGGTCACCGAGATCCACGTGTTGCCTTGGTAGTGCTGGAGATCCTTGCCTGCGGCATACGTCGCAAGGACGGGGTACATCATCACAGGAACCCAGAAGTCAGGCTTGGCATCGCGATCCAGCCGTAACCCCGTGAATTCCGGCCCTGCAATCCCGATAATAGTAAAGCTCACGCCATTGATGACCACCTGTTGACCCAGAGCGCCGCGATTCGTAGCGAAGTATTGCTGCCATGCTTGGTGAGCAAGCACCACGACGGGGTTCCGCCCGGGAACGGCATCCTCCTCGGCAAGGAACGTTCGTCCTGCGACGAGCCTGGCTCCCAACACGGAAAAATAATTGGCGCTGACCATTTCCCCGGAAACTCTAACCATCTGGTTGCCGAAACGGAAATTGGCATCCACCCCGCTGTATGCGGCCAGGCCTGAAAAGGTTCGGTTACGTTCCTTATAAAAGAGGTAGTCCGGAAAGGACATTGCGTCGAACACGGAGGAATTACGTGGGGATCGGTAAAACAACGAGACGAGGCGATCGGACTGGGGAAGCGGCAAAGGCTGCAAAATGAGCACGTCCAGAAAACTGAATATTGCCGTGTTTGCACCAATTCCGAGCGCCAGTGTGATAATGGCGATAGCAGCCAACCCGCGATCCTTCGCCAGTCCGCGGAGGGCGTAGCGCATGTCTTGGGTCACTTGTTCGAGCCAGTTCAAACCTGACATGATCGGTTCACTCTTGCCTCGTTGTCATAGGCTTACAATGGTTGCCGGCCAACCGAGCGACGCCGTGCCCCAAGGTCAAGGCTCCATCGTATATTGTATACCCAACCCAAAGCACCACTGGGGAAAAGGCAAATCCACCGATGAGGGTCTGGTCTTTCCGATCTCCAATTGAGATTTTGCGCTCTGGCCGGGTGGCGCATACATGCGTTCTTTGTCCGCCCAGGCGGATGAGATGCAACCCCCCAGCCCCTGCTATGTTTTTACTCCCTTTTTCTGAAACCCTTCCCCCGCGTAATGATCATCATGTCCAAACTCCGCCGCTTTTATGAAGAGAGTAATCTTCACTACATCACCTGCAGCATCTATCGGCGCACCCGCGCGTTTGATTCCGATGGGTGGCACACCCTATTCGTCACAGCACCCCGATTCATCGGGGTGACAACGAGTCCGGCAGAACAAAAGGGAACCGTTTCCAACGGTTTCCTGAGAGCGGCCCAGTGCAATGGAAAGGCAGCCATCCTATGGGCGACTCGATCCAACCATAGGAAACCAATAAATCGGTTCAAAGAACGGCAGAGGAGGAGCCGCGAACACCCCGATGAATCGGGGTGCTCTGAAGATTTGAGCGAGTAAGATTTCAGAATGAAGATAATCGAAGTGCGCGCCACCCCGCTCAATAAAAATGTTGCTTGGGGCCCTTTGGCGGTGCTAGGATTCGCCCTTCCCATGAACAACAGGGTAGCTTCCACAGCGTTCGCCAAGAACGGCTTTCCAGGCGTCAGCCCTCCGCCTTGGATTGCGAAAACTCGCAGGAAAAACCGTGAAACGGTGCCGGTCAACGAAGCCGGGCCGGCACGGGCGCTCTGTCAGACAAGATAAAGCCGGACTGGCCGTCTCAACTTCTTTCGCAACGCGCGGAACCGGGAGACACCATGGATGCCCCTCGCTGGCAACGAATCCAAACGTTATTTCACAAAGCCGCCGAGCTTCCGGAGTCGGAGCAGGAAGCCTTTCTGAAGTCATCCTGTGCCGGCGATGACGCGTTGATCTCAGAAGTCCTGGCGATGCTGGAAGCCGACCACCGGAGCGGCTCGCTCCTCGACCTCGACATGGCTCACGTGGCGCACCAGATGCTCACGGGCGCAGATCCGCTGCCAAGCACCAGAGAATTCGGACCCTACCTTATTAAAGAAGTACTCGGGGAAGGCGGGATGGGCGTGGTGTACCTTGCTGAACGCAAGGACCTCGGGAACCAGGTCGCGATCAAGATTCTGCGGGATGCCTGGCTTTCACCGGCGCGCCGCGAGCGTTTCGCCAGCGAGCAGCGAATGCTGGCGCAACTCAATCATCCGTCGATCGCGCGCCTCTACGACGCCGATACGCTGGCCGATGGCACGCCCTGGTTTGTTATGGAGTACGTTGACGGGCTGCCGCTCACCGATTATTGCCAGAAGCAGAACTGCTCCATCGAGCGCCGGTTGCAGTTGTTCCGCCAGGTCTGCGAGGCGGTGCAGTATGCCCACGGGCACGCCGTCATTCACCGCGATCTGAAGCCCTCGAACATCTTCGTAAAGGAGGATGGCAGCGTCCGTCTGCTCGATTTTGGAATCGCGAAGCAGCTCGAAAGCCTGGACACCCCGGTGGACCACACGCGCACCGTGGTGCAGCTCATGACGCCGGCCTATGCGGCGCCCGAACAGATGCGCGGCGAGAGCGTCGGGGCGCACACCGATGTCTACTCCCTGGGGGTGATTCTTTATCAGTTGCTGACCGACCGGCTGCCTTTTGAGTTCTCCCGTCTCACGCCACTTGAGGCCGTCGAGGTCGTGACGGAGCAGGAAGCGGGGAAACCGTCCACCGTCGAGAGCCAGTTCAGATCGGCACTCAGCCGAACCGCCTGGGCTGATCTTGATGTGCTGTGCCTGACGGCAATGCACAAGGATCCGGCGCGTCGCTATCGTTCGGTCGAAGCGCTCATGCGCGACATTGACCATTACCTGAAGGGCGAGCCCTTGGAAGCGCAGCCCGATAGCCTGCCCTACCGGGTGGGTAAGTTCGTCCGGCGCAACCGGCGCGCTGTCTCCGCGGCCGCCCTGGTTTTCTTGATCGTTACGGGGCTGGTAGTTTTCTTTACCCTCCGCCTCGCAAGAGCCCGCAATATCGCGTTGGCCGAGGCCGCCCGCGTCGAGCGCATCCAGCACTTCATGATGAACCTGTTCGAGGGCGGTGATGAAGCGGCCGGGCCTGCCGATTCCTTGCGGGTGACCACCCTGGTCGACCGGGGCGTGCAAGAGGCAGAGACCCTGAACACCGATCCCAAGGTGCAGGCCGAGCTTTTCGAGAACCTTGGCAGCATCTACCAGAAGTTGGGCAAACTCGACCGGGCGGACTCCCTGCTGCGGCGCGCCCTGGAGCAGCGAAAATCCCTGTTCGGCGCCGACAGCCTGGAAGCCGCCGAGAGCCTGATTGAGCTCGGCCTGCTTCGCGATTCGCAGGGAAAGTTCGACGAGGCGGAGCGCCTTGTCCGTCAAGGACTCGATATCGACCGGCGTAAACTCCCTCCGAATCATGCCGCCGTAGGAAGGGCCACGGCCACTCTAGGGAGAGTCCTGGAAGACCGGGGCCGCTACCCACAGGCCATTGAGGTGCTGGAACAAGCCGTTCGGATGCAGTCCCAGGAGGGCAATGCCCCTTCTGATCTGGCGGAAACGCTTACGGAGCTGGCCAACTCCCATTTCTACGCGGGTCATTACCAGACCTCCGAATCCCTGAACCGCCGCGTGATGGCCATGGACCGTCAGCTTTACGGCGAACGGCATCCCCACGTGGCCGACGACCTGATCAATCTCGGAGCCATCCAATTTGACCTGGGCCACTACAAGGAGGCTGAGCAATACGACCGCCAGGCGCTCGATATTGTCCGTTCGTTTTACGGAGAAGATCATCCCGAGACCGCCTCGACGCTGACTCTGCTGGGCCGGGCCCTCGTGGCGCAAGGTCGCGACGGGGACGCCGCCGCCATCCTCGAGCA
This genomic interval carries:
- a CDS encoding putative toxin-antitoxin system toxin component, PIN family; its protein translation is MIAVVLDTNIVVSAFLNEGGLEAAVLDLALNRRLSLILSEPILDEYAQVLHRRKLGFDPKHIDHALTQIRHIARLVTPTRIVSASKDDPDNRFLECAEAGSANFLVTGNTRHFPKEWKATRVVTARQLIEGIVLNLRRGKT
- a CDS encoding type II toxin-antitoxin system Phd/YefM family antitoxin yields the protein MTNIISALTARTQLGQIIKRASQKDERFVVGRRGEPKVIIMGIRDYIKALAPAPQWLKAIRAEAKRQGLNQLTAREISREIKAVRKQGRAQAKQTSKAAAK
- a CDS encoding ABC transporter permease; translation: MSGLNWLEQVTQDMRYALRGLAKDRGLAAIAIITLALGIGANTAIFSFLDVLILQPLPLPQSDRLVSLFYRSPRNSSVFDAMSFPDYLFYKERNRTFSGLAAYSGVDANFRFGNQMVRVSGEMVSANYFSVLGARLVAGRTFLAEEDAVPGRNPVVVLAHQAWQQYFATNRGALGQQVVINGVSFTIIGIAGPEFTGLRLDRDAKPDFWVPVMMYPVLATYAAGKDLQHYQGNTWISVTGRLKPGVNFAEAESEFVNLTSQLKQTEWVNVWKNWPNGPNDRAAMLVSANEGRLRTDSREEALAFLMMLMAIAVLVLLIACSNVASLMLARGVKRQSEFGVRLALGASKGRLFQQLLTESLMITLPAAAAGLVMALLATHFLSSFHRPFNMPLLLQTSLNVRVLSISLVLACLTGVLFGVIPVRQSFRTNLVSTLKGESSSLSGGFRLGMQQIFIVAQVALSVVLLIGAGLFVRTLLNAQSADVTLDPGKVFLLKLNLPTQKYDQARGMRFYSNLLNSVRTLPGVNSTAFVWMVPMGGRRGGTDVAIHPGDEPRQTDFNIVSEEYFKTIGIPLLRGRVFSHDDRAGAPAVSVINEEMARQFWPGMDPVGQKFRLTRDNQMAEIIGVVRDGKFRNYRAPLNPCFYVPLSQMYRSDVSLEARTVGNPLTLAAPIRREIQALDMDLPVTDAWTLKSFRDEGLGQERLSALLLVGAGIIAVVLVAIGLYSVLAFAVERRTHEIGIRMALGARRANVVGLVVRQGAALTRIGATLGWLVASLLSRFVSKLLYGVQPSDPVTLLVVGTSLAGVALLALYLPARRATKIDPMQALRYE
- a CDS encoding serine/threonine-protein kinase, with the protein product MDAPRWQRIQTLFHKAAELPESEQEAFLKSSCAGDDALISEVLAMLEADHRSGSLLDLDMAHVAHQMLTGADPLPSTREFGPYLIKEVLGEGGMGVVYLAERKDLGNQVAIKILRDAWLSPARRERFASEQRMLAQLNHPSIARLYDADTLADGTPWFVMEYVDGLPLTDYCQKQNCSIERRLQLFRQVCEAVQYAHGHAVIHRDLKPSNIFVKEDGSVRLLDFGIAKQLESLDTPVDHTRTVVQLMTPAYAAPEQMRGESVGAHTDVYSLGVILYQLLTDRLPFEFSRLTPLEAVEVVTEQEAGKPSTVESQFRSALSRTAWADLDVLCLTAMHKDPARRYRSVEALMRDIDHYLKGEPLEAQPDSLPYRVGKFVRRNRRAVSAAALVFLIVTGLVVFFTLRLARARNIALAEAARVERIQHFMMNLFEGGDEAAGPADSLRVTTLVDRGVQEAETLNTDPKVQAELFENLGSIYQKLGKLDRADSLLRRALEQRKSLFGADSLEAAESLIELGLLRDSQGKFDEAERLVRQGLDIDRRKLPPNHAAVGRATATLGRVLEDRGRYPQAIEVLEQAVRMQSQEGNAPSDLAETLTELANSHFYAGHYQTSESLNRRVMAMDRQLYGERHPHVADDLINLGAIQFDLGHYKEAEQYDRQALDIVRSFYGEDHPETASTLTLLGRALVAQGRDGDAAAILEQALAVQEHVYGKIHPRVASALNELGNAAKQLGNLDEAEADFKRAAEIYRSVYGGKHYYIGIAVANLAGVYVERKQYPKAEALFREALGIYSQSLSPDHLNVGIGRVRLGHVLVLEHRYSEAEGESRAGYEILMKQSSSPAKWLRMAREDLAEEYGALKQPEKAREFSTELTAAAKN